The sequence ATTTGAAGATAGGTATATTTTGTTTATTCCTACCTCACCCAATCCCACCTCCGGTTTTACCGTTATCGTTAATAAGTCAAAAGTGATTAAATCAGAGATGAATGTAGAGCAGGCTACCAGTTTTATAGTCAGTGTCGGGGTTGATTATGACAAGATATCTGAAGTGAATAATTTATCCTGATGAATGTCTTTCATGATTGGCTTAATCAACTCAGTGTTTTTGTTTGGGGGCCTGCTACGATGGCTCTTTTGCTGGGTATGGGTGTTTACCTGACATTGGGGCTTAAAGCCTTTACCTGGCTGAACACCCCGCATGCGTTCGTTTCGCTTTGGAGAGGAAGAAAATCCGAGCAGGAAGGTGATATCACGCCTTATCAAGCCCTCATGACGGCTTTATCCGCCACCATAGGCACAGGAAACATCGCGGGTGTTGCAACCGCTATCTACATGGGTGGTCCTGGTGCAGTTTTCTGGATGTGGATGACCGCTTTGTTTGGAATGTCTACCAAGTATGCAGAGTCGTTGCTGGCCGTTAAGTATAGAGAGACCGATCATTTGGGCAAGCATGTAGGCGGTCCTATGTACTACATCAAGAATGGATTGGGAAAACGATGGTATTGGTTAGCTCCGTTATTTGCGACATTCGGTACTTTGGCTTCGTTTGGAATAGGGAATATGGTTCAGGCAAATTCAGTTGCCGGTGCGCTGTCACTTCAGTTTCACCTCTCAAATGAAGTAACAGCGGTGATGCTGACCATTCTGACCGCATTTGTGATTTTGGGAGGAATTACCCGGATTGCCGAAGTGGCCGAAAAATTAGTTCCTTTCATGGCGATTGGCTATGTTTCAGGTTCACTCCTGGTTATCGGCATCAATATTGAGTCCGTGCCAGCCGCATTTATGACGATAATACACAGCGCATTTAATCCAATGGCTGCGACAGGCGGCTTTGCCGGTGTGGGCGTATGGGCGGCAGTACGATATGGCGTAGCAAGAGGCATTTTTTCCAATGAAGCAGGGCTTGGAAGTGCGCCTATTGCCCATGCAGCAGCCAAAACGCATAACCCTGTGCAGCAAGGGACAATTGCAATGCTGGGTACTTTTATAGATACGTTGGTTATCTGTACGATGACCGCATTGGTAATTGTCATTACTGATTCATGGGATAGCGGTGAGAATGGCGCGGCCTTAACGGCACTAGCTTTCAACAGTGCATTGCCGGGCTGGGGTGGCTATATTGTTGCTTTTGGAATCGTCATTTTTGCGTTTACAACTCTTGTAGGCTGGAGTTATTACGGCGAACGATGCGCCGAATTTTTGTTTGGGATCAAGGTAATTCTGCCGTTTCGTATTCTGTGGATTTGTGCCGTTCCCTTGGGTGCGATGGGAAAATTGAGTACGATATGGTTATTAGCCGATATCATGAACGGGTTGATGGCAATCCCCAATTTAATTGCCTTAGCGCTATTAAGCCCTGTTGTTTTTCGATTGACATCGGACTATCGCATCAACAGTTGATCAGCAAAATGAAGACTTTTTTTAATACAGGGGGGTTTAAATGGTAAAAATTTTGGCGTTTTCGGGGAGTGCACGGAAAGATTCTTTTAATCAGAAATTAGTTACGTTGGCTGCGAAGGGAGCCGAAAAAGCGGGTGGGGAAGTTACCGTCGTCAATCTGGCTGATTATCCAATGCCGATTTTTGATCAGGATTTTGAAGCTGAACAAGGTATGCCTGAAACAGCCAAAGCATTTAAAAAACTTTTGATAGAACATGACGGTTTTTTAATAGCTTCGCCCGAATATAACAGTGCTTTTACACCTTTACTTAAAAATGTCCTGGATTGGGCTTCCCGAAAAGAGGGCGATGAGCAACCTTTGGCCGCTTATCGGGGTAAATGTGCAGCGATTATGTCAGCTTCGCCCGGTGCCTTAGGCGGGTTAAGAGGCTTGGTGTTTTTGAGAATGCTTTTAGCTAATATCGGAGTTGTAGTTTTACCCGGTCAATATGCTTTGACCCATGCCAGCCAAGCTTTTTCAGTTAATGATCAATTAAGCGATGAACAGATCAATACAACGGTTCTGAATTTGGGTGCAGAACTGGTTAAGTATTCATCAAAATTAAAAGCAGAATGATTTTTGGCGGTTAATCCTCACGCATAAAATCAATTCAAAGGTGTTTTAGCATTCACTTCTTATTCATGCTGTTCGGCGCAAGCTTTATCCACACTTCAAAGAGGAAGGATAAGCAAATGAACAGCATAAGCAAACTAATTCTATTGTCCGTGCTAGTAACCGTTTCCGGTTGCGCATCACGTGGAATTTATCAGAGTACCGAGTATTATCCTGTTTATCCCCATTCTGATACCCGTGTTTACAGCAGATATTATTCGGCCCGGCCTTCCTACCGAGATTACTACGCTCCTGCGCCTGTGCGGATAATTGAACGCAGAACTCCGGTAACTGTAATTAACAAAAGGGTTGATGTCATTAGGCCAGTGCCAAAATGGCAAGGTCAGCGAGATAGACATGATAGCGGGTACGATCGGAGAAGGGATGGCTTTGATCACTCTAGAAAAGGAGATGGCAATGATCGTCGTAGAGTCGATGCTCGAAATGATAGACGAGAATGGTCACGAAGTGATCAAGTCATGCCGCAAGAGAGCAATCGCCGCGAAAGGCCTTCATACAATCGACGTGAGGGGAGAGTAGAAAGTGCAGAAAGAAGCGGACGTCAAACGATTGCTCGCAATACCCAATTGAATCAGAGCGAACCAAGACAGAAAGAAAGGAGAATGGAGAGACAAGAAAGAGAAGGACGAAATGAAAGAGGCGGTAGGCGTGAATAGGTTGGTGTGGCTTGAGGCCGGAGCAAGAAACTTCCGGCCTCGTTTCAATGGCTGGATTATAAAGTAATCAACGCATCACCCACCGCTACGGCGGCGCCATCTTTGACATTTAATCCAGTCACAGTGCCGCTGTTTTTAACACGAACTTCGGTTTCCATTTTCATGGCTTCCATGATTACAACAACATCGCCTTCTTTAACCACACTACCCACGCCCACATTAATTTTCAAAATGTTACCCGCCATCGGCGCACGGACGATTTCGCCCGTCGAAATTGCGGCTGGCGCCACAACTGTTTGCTGTGTTTCGGCGGGCTGTTGAATCACAAGTCCAGCTCCGCCGGGAGCTACAACAACATTGTAATTACGTCCGTCAACATTGACAGAGTAACTTTCGGTTGCATTGGGCTGACTGGCCGATACTGGTTTAGGTGACGCTTTGCTGGGCGCCGGCTCAAAAGCATCGGGTTTGCCCCGATTGGCAATAAACTTCCAGCCGATTTGAGCAAACATGCCGTTAATTAAAGCATCTTCTTCAATGTTATCAGCCAGTTTGACCTGTTCAGCCTGGGCTTTGGCCTTAACTTCAGCAATTAATTTATCCATTTCCGGCGCCAATAAATCAGCAGGCCGACACGTTATAGGTATGGCTCCCTCAAGCACACGATCTTGCAGCACTTTGTTGACAGGTGCTGGGGGGGCGCCATATTCACCTTTTAAAACACCGGCTGATTCTTTGGTGATAGTTTTATACCGTTCCCCTGTTAAGATATTAATAACAGCCTGACTGCCCACAATCTGTGAAGTGGGCGTTACAAGAGGCAGAAAACCAAGGTCTTCTCTAACACGCGGAATTTCGGCAAGAACCTCGTCAAAGCGTTCCGCAGCACCTTGCTCTTTAAGCTGGCTTTCCATGTTAGTGAGCATGCCTCCTGGAACCTGACTGACCAGAATGCGGCTGTCTACGCCTTTGAGGTTACCTTCAAATTGCGCATATTTTTTGCGGATGTCACGGAAATAGGCAGCAATATCTTCCAGTGGTTTGATGGGGAGGCCGGTATCTCGCGGTTGACCGGACAGGGCGGCGACTATTGTTTCTGTTGGACTGTGACCGTACGTCATGCTCATCGATGAAATAGCGGTGTCGACATTATCCACTCCCGCTTCGGCCGCTTTTAGCAGGGTTGCAACACTGAGTCCGGTCGTGGCATGGCAATGCAAGTGGACAGGAATAGACAGGTTTTTTTTCAGTTGGCTGACTAAGTCGTAAGCATCATAAGGTGTTAGGAGTCCAGCCATGTCTTTGATGCAGACCGAATGGGCCCCCATATCTTCTATTTGTTTGCCTTGCGTAACCCACATAGCTTGTGTGTGAACTGGGCTGACGGTATAGGAAATAGTGCCTTGTGCGTGTGCATCAGTTGTAAGAACAGCTTTGATAGCTTGCTTGATATTCCTCATGTCGTTCATTGCATCAAAGATACGGAATACATCAATACCATTGACTGCGCAACGTTCTACGAACTTATCAACAACGTCATCGGCATAATGCCGGTAACCGAGTAAATTTTGACCTCTTAACAGCATTTGCTGTGGTGTGCGGGGCATAGCCGCTTTCAGTAAACGAAGGCGCTCCCAGGGGTCCTCACCCAAATAACGTATGCAGGCATCAAAGGTCGCGCCCCCCCAGGTTTCCAATGACCAGAAACCAATCTGATCAAGTTTGGCGCAAATAGGCAGCATATCTTCAATGCGCAGACGAGTCGCCAGAAGCGATTGGTGTGCGTCTCTCAGAACAACTTCGGTTATGCCTAAGGATTGAGTATTATGATCATTCATACTTTTTTCTCTGAGAATGGAGATTTGCTCGATTGAGCTATCAATGTGTGCCGCTAAGATAAAGCTTTAGAAGCCTGCCAAACACTCACTTACTGTTGTGAGTGCTGTTTTTTATAGTGATGAACAGCAGCCGAAATTGCTGCTATCACGCCCGAGTCAATAGATTTTTTTTTGGCTGCAAGGCTTGGAATTGGTGGAGGGACGGCCAGTGGTTCTGGGAAAAAACGGGTAATAAGTGAAGACATTACGCTGATTGCGACCACCAGTAACGCTAAGAACAAGAATACAATGCCCATGCCTATCAGCATTAGTTCAACGCCGCTCTCTAACATTTCGTTCATAACTGATGACCAAAGTAAAAAAATTATCCAATGTAGAAATTGTATCATAAAGGCTTACAGGCGTTTTGAGCTGTTTTTCCATGCTATATCGATAGATTGATGCCGGGATTGCTTTGTTTTGATTGCTGTTCAAACGCAATCAGGAATGTTTTACGGACATCCTCTTTATAAAACTGGAAGCTTAGTGCCAAAATATTTGTGAGTTTGTCTTTGATTATTTTAATCCGGCAGCAGAGTATGCGGGTTATGGTGTTCTCGACAAAGCCATATGTATTGATACATCGGTTGAAACTATCAGTCGATTGCTTTTGTCGTTATTGTTTGATGTGTTGTTTAAAGGTATCGAACGAACGCCGATTGAACATTAAAAATTCAATCGCAATAGAGAAGGTTGGTTTAATCGGCGGTAGGCGGCATGTAAAGTTTTAATAGGGTCGTCATTTTTGACAGTGGATAATAAACAATCCAGTTAATGCGGTTAAGTATATTCAAATATTAGGTTGAGATAATGACTAAACAAACAAATAAAACAGATGAATGGCAAGATAAATTAACCCCGGAACAATTTAATGTTTGCTGGAATAAAGGCACCGAACCCCCTTTTACCGGGAAATATGCAGACTGTAAAAAAGAGGGGATTTATCATTGTGTGTGCTGCGGAAATGCGCTTTTTGATTCTGCTGCCAAGTATGATTCGGGTTCCGGTTGGCCCAGCTTTTGGGATGCAATCTCGGAAAATAGCCTCGATCAAATCACCGATAACAGTCACGGGATGAGACGGGTAGAAATAATCTGTAAAAATTGTGGTTCGCACTTGGGGCATGTTTTTAATGACGGACCAGAACCAACGGGGTTGCGTTATTGCATTAATTCAGCATCGCTGGACTTGCAAGAAAGATCATGAACAGTAAACAGAGAGTTCAAAATTTATTAGACTTTATCGATGTAAGTCCGAGTCCATGGCATGCTGTCAACACGATCCAGCAGAAGCTTCTGGATTGTGAGTTTGTCAGATTGAATGAACACGAACGCTGGCACTTAAAGCAGGGAGGCCGTTACTATGTGATACGCGACGACTCTTCGATCATCCTATTTGTGATGGGGCAAAAACCGCTGGTGGAAACCGGTTTCAAAATCATTGGCGCTCATACCGATTCGCCGGGATTGCGATTAAAACCCAATCCGGTGATGGGCGTAGATAATTTTGTCAGGATCGGCGTGGAAGTATATGGCGGACCGATTTTGGCCACCTTTACTGACAGAGATTTGAGCCTGGCCGGGAGGATTAGTTATCGATCCGACCAGGGGATATCAACCAAGCTGGTAGATTTTACGAGACCGTTGCTTCGGTTGCCTAATTTGGCGATTCATATGAACCGAACCGTCAATGATGATGGCTTGAAATTAAATAAGCAGCTTGAACTGCCGCTGTTATTTTCACTGGTTAAAGATCAAATAACGCCCCAGCAGCAATTTTTGACAACATTGGCTGAACAGGCTGAAGTAGATGCTTCTGCAATTTTGTCCTGGGAGTTGAATGTTTATGATACTCAAAAGGGAGCCTTTTGGGGCGCTGAAGACGAGTTTTATGCGGACAGTCAGCTGGATAATCTGGCATCCTGTCATGCTGGGCTCACGGCGCTGCTGAATGACAAAGTTTTACAAGCGGACGCCACCCTGGTTTGTGCATTTTTTGATCATGAGGAAATAGGCAGTTCCACTTCTAAAGGCGCTGATGGCAGTTTTCTGTCGGACATTCTGCAACGCATTGGGATGACGGCTGATGAGAGAAAAGGCGAGGAATATCAACGTGCTTTGGCAAGCAGCTTTATGATCAGCGCCGATATGGCTCATGCCTACCAGCCGAATTTTCCAATGGCTTATGAGCCGGATCATAAAGTATTGGTCAATCATGGACCGGTTATAAAAGTCAATGCAAATCATAGGTATGCAACTAACAGCGTTTCTGAGGCCCTGTTCGCGTCCTGGTGTGAAGCCGTGAATGTGCGTTATCAAAAGTATGCGCATCGAACCGATTTACCCTGTGGCAGTACAATTGGTCCGTTGACTTCTGCCAGGCTGGGAATTAACACGGTAGATGTGGGTAATCCTATGTGGGCCATGCACAGTCTTAGGGAAAGTGCCGGGGTTGAAGATCATGCTGCAATCATTGAAGTTATGAAATGGTTTTTTCTGCATTGAGTTTTTGACAGATAGCACTACTGATGCCTAAGCCTAGACAGTTCTAAAACCATATGAAGACTTGCCATGGGGTGTTGATTTAAACGCATAAGTCATGTAAATAGCAGCTAAGTATCTGAATTATAGAAGTTGAGCGGAGTTATTTTATACGGGTTAAGCTGTTTATTGCAGGGTCGGTGCTGATTGCGCTCTCATGGGAGGCGATCTTATATATTCCGTCTGGAAAAAGTACGTGGCTGTTGCAGTTGCGAATTGATTCGCAAAGCGGGGATAAATCCACACCCTACAGAGACTTGATCCTACACTTAATGGCGATACCGCTGGGTTTGGGAGACCATAAACGGGTAAGCTATTTTTTATTCCAATCCTGAGCTTATTTTTTCACTTGTTTGAGGGAATTTTTGTGCGATTAAGTCAATGGCGAGAAATGTATTATCGCTATATCAATAAATCAAGTATCAAACAAAAATTTTCTTTTGTCACATTTGGTACTTTCAGTATTCTTTTGCTACTGAACTGCAGTTTTATGGAAATAAAGGACTTGGCAAACATAAGGACATCAACAATTGAAGGTCTGGAAGCTGTTGCTGCCAATATAGGTTTTCATAGCGGTTCAGCGCTCAATTTGGACGATAGGGTGGTGGTTGAGGAAAATCTTCGGGTTAGTAAAGGGTTGGACTACATAGACCAAATTTGCATTTATGACACGAATGGGAATGTTTATAGCCGTTTGGCAAAAAGAGCCTCAGCATTGGTTTTTTGTCCCGTTTATTCAGATGTTAGTCAAAGTGTTTTGGGTTGGTTCAAAGTCACTATTTCATCGCCAATTCAATTTGAGAATAAAACAGTAGGGCTGGTCTTTATAGAAGCTGATCTTGGTCATTTGTATTGGGGTCAGCTTAACGTTTTTTATTGCATTCTTGGTATCCTCGCGGGAGCCAGCGTTTTCACCTATCTATTATCATTATATTTAAATAAGAACATTATTTTACCTATCGGTCGATTGGTAAAGACACTCAAAAAAATCAGCATTGATAAAAACTACGAACTGCGTGCTCATAAAAGTAATAATGATGAGGTCGGACTGTTAATCGATACCTTTAACGGTATGTTGGCTACGGTTGACAGGCAGAACAAAGCCCTGGTTGAAGCCAGAAACCGGTATCTTCTTTTATTTGATGATAACCCATCAATGATATTCAATATTGAAGAAGAAGGTGGGATCATATCAGTCAACAAATTTGGGGCCCGTCAATTAAGTCAAACTGCAAACCGCTTACATGGGTTTTCACTTTTTGACTTTGTACATCCGGATGACCGTAATGAAATGCAACACGTCTTAAATATGTGTACCGCCGAGCTGGATAAAGTTCACAAGCTGGAATTGAGGCTAATCTGTGTTGATAAAAAAGTCATCTGGGTTAGAGGTGCCATCCGATCTACCCGGCAAAGCAATGGAAAAGTGAATGTTTTACTGGTTTGCGAAGATATTACTGAGACAAGAAAGCTTAACGAAAAAATTGCGCATCAGGCTAGACACGATGAATTGACCGGATTACTGAATCGTAGCGAATTCGACAGGCAAATTCAGCAAGCCTTGCTTTCTGCCCATAACAATAGAACTGAGTATGCCCTGTGCTACCTTGATTTGGATCAGTTTAAGGTAGTTAATGATACCTGCGGACATATTGCGGGAGATGAATTGCTCCGGCAGTTGGGCGCCTTGTTAAAAAAACAGATCCGCCAGGATGATTTATTGGCCCGTTTGGGTGGCGACGAATTTGGCATTTTGATGCGCGGTTGTTTGTTGTCACAGGCTTACAACGCCTGTGAAAAAATTCGCAATGCGGTACAGAATTTTCAATTCGCTTGGGAAGATCGTCTTTTCAGAGTGGGAATCAGTATTGGCATAGCCAGCATTAACAGCATCAGCGGTAACAGTATTGAGTCGCTAAAAGAGGCTGATGCGGCCTGTTATGCCGCCAAAGAAAAAGGCCGTAACCGGGTGCATGTGTTCAGACCCAATGACCAGGAGTTGGCCTCACGGCAGGGTGAAATGCAATGGGTTGAAAAAATTCAGCAAGGAATTATCAATAACCGGTTTTGTCTTTTTGGTCAGCCCATCGTGCCGATTGATAGCCGTGAAGAAGGTTTGCATTTTGAAACATTGATTCGCTATCAGGACGCCGATGGTCACATTATTCCACCCGGTGCATTTTTAACGGCCGCGGAACGCTACAATCTGGCCGCCGAATTGGATAAATGGGTCATTTCCACGTTATTTGAATGGATGGCTAAAACACCCGGATTTATCGAAAACTTGGCTATGTGTTCGGTCAATTTGTCCGGGCTATCGCTATCCGATGAAACCATGCTCGACTTCATATCGGAGCAATTTAACAAATGGAAGATTCCTACTCATTGTATTTGTTTTGAAATAACCGAAACGGCGGCAATTGCCAGTTTGTCCAATGCGACCCACTTTATCAGGACGTTAAAACAAGAGGGCTGTTTTTTCTCGTTGGATGATTTTGGAAGCGGATTGTCATCGTTTGCTTATTTAAAGAATTTGCCTGTCGATTTTCTCAAGAT comes from Methylicorpusculum oleiharenae and encodes:
- a CDS encoding alanine/glycine:cation symporter family protein; this translates as MNVFHDWLNQLSVFVWGPATMALLLGMGVYLTLGLKAFTWLNTPHAFVSLWRGRKSEQEGDITPYQALMTALSATIGTGNIAGVATAIYMGGPGAVFWMWMTALFGMSTKYAESLLAVKYRETDHLGKHVGGPMYYIKNGLGKRWYWLAPLFATFGTLASFGIGNMVQANSVAGALSLQFHLSNEVTAVMLTILTAFVILGGITRIAEVAEKLVPFMAIGYVSGSLLVIGINIESVPAAFMTIIHSAFNPMAATGGFAGVGVWAAVRYGVARGIFSNEAGLGSAPIAHAAAKTHNPVQQGTIAMLGTFIDTLVICTMTALVIVITDSWDSGENGAALTALAFNSALPGWGGYIVAFGIVIFAFTTLVGWSYYGERCAEFLFGIKVILPFRILWICAVPLGAMGKLSTIWLLADIMNGLMAIPNLIALALLSPVVFRLTSDYRINS
- a CDS encoding NADPH-dependent FMN reductase — its product is MVKILAFSGSARKDSFNQKLVTLAAKGAEKAGGEVTVVNLADYPMPIFDQDFEAEQGMPETAKAFKKLLIEHDGFLIASPEYNSAFTPLLKNVLDWASRKEGDEQPLAAYRGKCAAIMSASPGALGGLRGLVFLRMLLANIGVVVLPGQYALTHASQAFSVNDQLSDEQINTTVLNLGAELVKYSSKLKAE
- the oadA gene encoding sodium-extruding oxaloacetate decarboxylase subunit alpha, with the translated sequence MNDHNTQSLGITEVVLRDAHQSLLATRLRIEDMLPICAKLDQIGFWSLETWGGATFDACIRYLGEDPWERLRLLKAAMPRTPQQMLLRGQNLLGYRHYADDVVDKFVERCAVNGIDVFRIFDAMNDMRNIKQAIKAVLTTDAHAQGTISYTVSPVHTQAMWVTQGKQIEDMGAHSVCIKDMAGLLTPYDAYDLVSQLKKNLSIPVHLHCHATTGLSVATLLKAAEAGVDNVDTAISSMSMTYGHSPTETIVAALSGQPRDTGLPIKPLEDIAAYFRDIRKKYAQFEGNLKGVDSRILVSQVPGGMLTNMESQLKEQGAAERFDEVLAEIPRVREDLGFLPLVTPTSQIVGSQAVINILTGERYKTITKESAGVLKGEYGAPPAPVNKVLQDRVLEGAIPITCRPADLLAPEMDKLIAEVKAKAQAEQVKLADNIEEDALINGMFAQIGWKFIANRGKPDAFEPAPSKASPKPVSASQPNATESYSVNVDGRNYNVVVAPGGAGLVIQQPAETQQTVVAPAAISTGEIVRAPMAGNILKINVGVGSVVKEGDVVVIMEAMKMETEVRVKNSGTVTGLNVKDGAAVAVGDALITL
- a CDS encoding OadG family protein codes for the protein MNEMLESGVELMLIGMGIVFLFLALLVVAISVMSSLITRFFPEPLAVPPPIPSLAAKKKSIDSGVIAAISAAVHHYKKQHSQQ
- the msrB gene encoding peptide-methionine (R)-S-oxide reductase MsrB; translation: MTKQTNKTDEWQDKLTPEQFNVCWNKGTEPPFTGKYADCKKEGIYHCVCCGNALFDSAAKYDSGSGWPSFWDAISENSLDQITDNSHGMRRVEIICKNCGSHLGHVFNDGPEPTGLRYCINSASLDLQERS
- a CDS encoding M18 family aminopeptidase — protein: MNSKQRVQNLLDFIDVSPSPWHAVNTIQQKLLDCEFVRLNEHERWHLKQGGRYYVIRDDSSIILFVMGQKPLVETGFKIIGAHTDSPGLRLKPNPVMGVDNFVRIGVEVYGGPILATFTDRDLSLAGRISYRSDQGISTKLVDFTRPLLRLPNLAIHMNRTVNDDGLKLNKQLELPLLFSLVKDQITPQQQFLTTLAEQAEVDASAILSWELNVYDTQKGAFWGAEDEFYADSQLDNLASCHAGLTALLNDKVLQADATLVCAFFDHEEIGSSTSKGADGSFLSDILQRIGMTADERKGEEYQRALASSFMISADMAHAYQPNFPMAYEPDHKVLVNHGPVIKVNANHRYATNSVSEALFASWCEAVNVRYQKYAHRTDLPCGSTIGPLTSARLGINTVDVGNPMWAMHSLRESAGVEDHAAIIEVMKWFFLH
- a CDS encoding EAL domain-containing protein, whose product is MRLSQWREMYYRYINKSSIKQKFSFVTFGTFSILLLLNCSFMEIKDLANIRTSTIEGLEAVAANIGFHSGSALNLDDRVVVEENLRVSKGLDYIDQICIYDTNGNVYSRLAKRASALVFCPVYSDVSQSVLGWFKVTISSPIQFENKTVGLVFIEADLGHLYWGQLNVFYCILGILAGASVFTYLLSLYLNKNIILPIGRLVKTLKKISIDKNYELRAHKSNNDEVGLLIDTFNGMLATVDRQNKALVEARNRYLLLFDDNPSMIFNIEEEGGIISVNKFGARQLSQTANRLHGFSLFDFVHPDDRNEMQHVLNMCTAELDKVHKLELRLICVDKKVIWVRGAIRSTRQSNGKVNVLLVCEDITETRKLNEKIAHQARHDELTGLLNRSEFDRQIQQALLSAHNNRTEYALCYLDLDQFKVVNDTCGHIAGDELLRQLGALLKKQIRQDDLLARLGGDEFGILMRGCLLSQAYNACEKIRNAVQNFQFAWEDRLFRVGISIGIASINSISGNSIESLKEADAACYAAKEKGRNRVHVFRPNDQELASRQGEMQWVEKIQQGIINNRFCLFGQPIVPIDSREEGLHFETLIRYQDADGHIIPPGAFLTAAERYNLAAELDKWVISTLFEWMAKTPGFIENLAMCSVNLSGLSLSDETMLDFISEQFNKWKIPTHCICFEITETAAIASLSNATHFIRTLKQEGCFFSLDDFGSGLSSFAYLKNLPVDFLKIDGLFVKDIVDDKVDLAMVRSINEVGHVMDKKTIAEFVENDEILNILKQLGVDYAQGYGIGKPVPLSKL